A single region of the Prochlorococcus marinus str. MIT 0917 genome encodes:
- the ctaD gene encoding cytochrome c oxidase subunit I, with product MTISLKPGNTPPEKLQPTGWLKYLSFSLDHKVIGLQYLVCGFFFYLIGGSLAGAIRVELTSPLSDFMPREVYNQVLTLHGTIMIFLWIVPVVNGAFGNYLIPFYVGARDMAFPRLNAVAFWLIPPSGLMLITSYFINGAAQSGWTAYPPLSITTPAAGQIIWILSVLLLGGSSIFGGINFIATILKLRRPGLKLMQLPMYCWAMLGTSILVVLSTPVLAGTLILLSFDIVAHTGFFNPSLGGNVIVYQHLFWFYSHPAVYIMVLPAFGLVSEILPIHSRKPLFGYTTMVFSIMGIVVLGLVVWAHHMFTSGTPPWMRLFFTIATAFIAVPTGIKFFNWVATLWGGKISLNAAMLFSCGFIINFVLGGITGVALAQVPFDVHVHDTYFVVAHFHYIVYGGSVFVIFSSIYHWFPKFTGKMLNENLGRFHFIITFIGFNLCFAPQHWLGLNGMPRRVAEYDPQFQLINQISSVGALLMALSTLPFLWNILQSILYGDEAGDNPWNALTPEWLTSSPPPVENWEGEAPLVLEPYGYGEKDSTKTQEQLK from the coding sequence ATGACTATTTCACTCAAGCCAGGTAACACTCCTCCAGAAAAACTTCAACCAACTGGATGGCTCAAATATCTTAGTTTTAGTCTTGATCACAAAGTAATAGGTCTTCAATATTTAGTTTGTGGCTTCTTTTTTTATTTAATTGGAGGATCTTTAGCTGGAGCAATAAGGGTAGAACTCACCAGTCCCCTCTCAGATTTCATGCCTAGAGAGGTTTACAACCAAGTTTTAACTCTCCATGGCACAATCATGATTTTCCTATGGATCGTGCCTGTAGTAAATGGAGCCTTTGGGAACTATTTAATCCCTTTTTATGTTGGCGCTAGGGATATGGCCTTTCCAAGGCTGAATGCTGTTGCTTTTTGGCTAATACCTCCCTCCGGTTTAATGCTGATAACAAGCTATTTCATAAACGGTGCCGCACAATCTGGATGGACAGCTTATCCACCTCTGAGCATTACGACTCCTGCAGCCGGTCAAATTATTTGGATATTGAGTGTATTACTTTTGGGTGGAAGCTCAATCTTTGGTGGTATTAATTTCATCGCCACCATCCTAAAGCTAAGGAGGCCTGGCCTGAAATTAATGCAATTACCCATGTATTGCTGGGCAATGCTTGGTACAAGTATTCTTGTAGTTCTATCAACTCCTGTTCTCGCCGGTACTTTAATACTCTTGAGCTTTGACATAGTTGCTCATACAGGTTTTTTCAACCCAAGTCTTGGTGGCAATGTAATTGTTTATCAACATCTTTTTTGGTTTTACTCGCATCCTGCAGTTTATATCATGGTTTTACCTGCCTTTGGGTTGGTCAGTGAAATACTTCCAATTCATAGTAGAAAACCACTGTTTGGCTATACAACAATGGTCTTCTCAATTATGGGAATAGTTGTATTGGGTCTAGTAGTTTGGGCCCATCATATGTTTACCAGTGGGACTCCACCATGGATGCGCTTATTTTTCACAATTGCTACTGCATTCATAGCTGTTCCTACAGGTATTAAATTTTTTAATTGGGTTGCAACCTTATGGGGAGGAAAAATTTCACTTAATGCTGCAATGTTATTTTCCTGCGGATTTATTATTAACTTTGTTTTAGGTGGAATAACTGGAGTTGCTTTAGCTCAAGTACCTTTTGACGTTCATGTGCACGACACCTATTTTGTTGTTGCACATTTTCATTACATAGTCTATGGAGGTTCTGTCTTTGTTATCTTCTCCTCGATTTATCACTGGTTCCCAAAATTTACTGGGAAAATGCTTAATGAAAATCTTGGAAGATTCCACTTTATAATTACTTTTATAGGCTTTAATCTTTGTTTCGCTCCTCAACACTGGCTTGGTTTAAATGGAATGCCTCGGCGAGTGGCTGAATACGATCCACAATTTCAATTAATCAATCAAATAAGTAGCGTAGGTGCATTGTTAATGGCTTTAAGTACTTTACCTTTTTTATGGAATATTCTTCAAAGCATCCTCTACGGAGATGAAGCTGGTGACAATCCATGGAATGCGCTCACTCCTGAGTGGTTAACAAGTTCACCACCGCCTGTTGAGAATTGGGAGGGAGAAGCACCACTCGTTCTTGAACCATATGGTTATGGAGAAAAAGATTCAACTAAAACTCAGGAGCAATTGAAATGA
- a CDS encoding S66 peptidase family protein — MTEPLKKGDLFHIVAASSPITKKEDLHSGIKVLQEWGLICNPIDAIDRSWGYLAGNDEVRFNELHPNNHYPLLFFARGGWGSARLLEKRQPWKAGWMIGFSDVTSLLLARLADGLKGGVHGPLITTLGSEPNWSKDRLKSILFGNCVPDIYGDPWGGGVSKGHIIVGNLTVLTHLIGTDHLPNLKKSILIIEDVGEAPYRIDRMLTHLRLAGVLQQLSGLGFGSFTNCDNEKDVDKTKTFELLDIFKDRTKDLKIPIVSNLPIGHCCGNASLPLGSQAILNGDSGSLRLLK, encoded by the coding sequence ATGACTGAGCCTCTAAAGAAAGGCGATCTTTTCCACATAGTTGCCGCAAGTTCCCCAATAACTAAAAAAGAAGATCTTCACTCTGGGATCAAAGTTCTTCAGGAGTGGGGATTAATATGCAACCCTATCGATGCAATAGATAGGTCATGGGGTTACTTAGCTGGTAATGATGAAGTTAGATTTAATGAATTACACCCAAACAATCATTACCCTCTCTTGTTTTTTGCTAGAGGTGGATGGGGATCGGCAAGATTGCTAGAAAAAAGGCAACCATGGAAAGCAGGTTGGATGATTGGCTTTTCTGATGTAACTTCTTTACTTCTTGCACGACTAGCAGATGGATTGAAAGGAGGAGTTCATGGTCCACTCATTACAACGTTGGGATCCGAACCAAACTGGAGTAAAGACAGACTCAAATCAATTTTGTTTGGCAATTGTGTACCAGATATTTATGGAGATCCATGGGGAGGCGGGGTCTCAAAGGGGCATATAATAGTTGGCAACCTCACTGTCCTAACTCACTTAATTGGGACTGATCATCTACCAAATCTCAAAAAATCAATTTTAATCATCGAGGATGTTGGAGAAGCTCCCTACAGAATTGACAGAATGCTAACTCACCTAAGATTGGCTGGTGTTCTGCAACAGCTATCCGGCTTAGGTTTTGGTTCATTTACAAATTGTGATAATGAGAAAGACGTCGACAAAACAAAGACGTTTGAGCTTCTTGATATTTTCAAAGATCGAACAAAAGACCTTAAAATCCCAATTGTTTCAAATCTGCCCATTGGGCACTGTTGTGGGAACGCATCACTTCCTCTAGGGAGTCAAGCTATCTTGAATGGCGACAGTGGGAGTCTTAGACTTTTAAAGTAG
- a CDS encoding COX15/CtaA family protein has product MAFAYVQVIYPLKPRFRLGQIAAHVVVALIALVVIGGATRVMEAGLACPDWPLCYGSFLPGRQMNLQVFLEWFHRLDAFFVGIALITQFTFSLFWAKTLPKWLPWIYGFLTLLVAFQGFLGALTVLQLLPSLVVMAHLAVAFTIVAIMSGVTQQLLNPGKSIFPLWLRCFGLLSLFSVIAQSLLGSRVATSWAAQRCLDFGDSCNLLLLHRASAIPVSFLIISFVIVSSLNRDVFIKEWPYLLTIIFLIISQILLGAFSVHLGMSEPILVIGHQLIACLLVAVISALNFKGRGIDDSSQLLFITQSTLETCHG; this is encoded by the coding sequence ATGGCTTTTGCATACGTGCAGGTTATTTATCCACTAAAGCCACGTTTTCGATTGGGCCAAATTGCAGCTCACGTGGTCGTTGCCCTTATCGCTCTTGTAGTGATTGGAGGGGCAACCAGAGTAATGGAGGCTGGTCTTGCTTGCCCAGACTGGCCTCTATGTTATGGATCATTTTTGCCTGGTAGGCAAATGAATTTACAAGTCTTCTTGGAATGGTTTCATCGTTTAGATGCCTTTTTCGTAGGGATTGCTTTAATTACTCAATTTACCTTTTCTTTGTTCTGGGCGAAAACTTTACCTAAATGGCTTCCTTGGATTTATGGATTCTTAACTCTATTGGTTGCTTTCCAGGGTTTTTTAGGTGCTTTAACAGTACTGCAATTATTGCCGTCTTTAGTTGTGATGGCTCATCTTGCGGTCGCATTTACTATTGTTGCAATCATGAGTGGTGTGACTCAACAATTACTTAATCCAGGCAAATCAATTTTCCCACTTTGGCTTCGATGTTTTGGTTTGTTATCACTTTTTTCAGTAATAGCTCAGTCTTTACTGGGTAGTCGGGTGGCGACCTCGTGGGCAGCTCAAAGATGCTTGGATTTTGGAGATTCGTGCAATCTTTTGCTACTCCATCGGGCGAGTGCTATCCCTGTGAGCTTTTTAATTATTTCTTTCGTAATTGTCTCATCTTTAAACAGAGATGTTTTTATTAAAGAATGGCCTTATCTTTTGACGATTATTTTTTTAATCATCTCACAAATTCTCTTAGGAGCTTTTTCTGTTCATCTAGGCATGAGTGAACCTATCCTTGTCATTGGTCATCAACTAATTGCCTGCTTATTAGTGGCCGTAATATCAGCATTGAATTTTAAAGGTAGAGGAATTGATGACTCTTCCCAATTACTTTTTATAACTCAATCAACCTTGGAGACATGTCATGGTTAG
- the fabG gene encoding 3-oxoacyl-[acyl-carrier-protein] reductase: MTFSKLLEGQTAIVTGASRGIGKAIAIFLAQEGAEVIINYSSSLENANKVVSEIKSFGGKAYPLQADISNETSVNELIKTVLEKNNKIDVLVNNAGITKDGLLMRMKTDDWQKVLDLNLSGVFYCTRAVSRQMLKQKKGRIINITSVVGLMGNPGQANYSAAKAGVVGLTQSAAKEFASRGITVNAVAPGFISTDMTKDLNSESILSAIPLGRFGNPEDVAGVVRFLAADASAAYITGQTIQVDGGMVMS, encoded by the coding sequence ATGACATTCTCAAAACTACTTGAAGGTCAGACTGCAATTGTAACTGGAGCCAGCAGGGGTATTGGTAAGGCTATTGCAATTTTTTTAGCACAGGAAGGAGCAGAAGTAATAATCAATTATTCATCATCTTTAGAGAATGCAAATAAAGTCGTATCAGAAATAAAATCCTTTGGAGGTAAGGCATATCCTCTTCAAGCTGATATTTCTAATGAAACCTCGGTAAATGAATTAATAAAAACAGTCCTGGAGAAAAATAATAAAATTGATGTTCTGGTAAACAACGCAGGTATAACTAAAGATGGCCTTTTAATGAGAATGAAAACGGACGATTGGCAGAAAGTTTTAGACCTTAACTTGAGCGGTGTTTTTTATTGCACAAGAGCGGTTTCTAGGCAGATGTTGAAGCAAAAAAAAGGAAGAATTATCAACATAACTTCTGTTGTTGGGTTAATGGGAAACCCAGGGCAAGCAAATTATTCTGCAGCCAAGGCAGGAGTAGTGGGTCTTACACAAAGTGCTGCAAAAGAATTTGCAAGCAGAGGTATCACTGTAAATGCAGTTGCTCCAGGTTTTATTTCAACTGATATGACAAAAGATCTGAATAGTGAATCAATCCTTTCTGCTATCCCACTTGGAAGATTCGGGAACCCTGAGGATGTTGCAGGAGTAGTTAGGTTTTTAGCCGCAGATGCTTCAGCTGCTTACATAACCGGTCAGACGATTCAAGTTGATGGTGGGATGGTTATGAGTTGA
- a CDS encoding heme o synthase — MVSSTSDLITQTVNREEIVPSRKRIKLPAWLEVAKPRLIPLLLATTVGGMALSEEWPLPSPRLACTLGGGALAAAAAGALNCLWEQDLDKRMKRTSNRALPSGRLSQSSVFIGAIACTLASSALLISGVNCLAAGLTLLGLCSYVLLYTAYLKPRTSQNIVFGGVAGAIPPLVGASAAAGHIGLGGWWLFSLVMVWTPAHFWALAILLKEDYRSVGIPMLPTVSGPFVTAKAISVYGYLTVFLSFLGCFVLPEGGLLYGMLLLPYNSRLLQLVSRLRDNPEDLDRAKGLFRWSILYMFGVCFLLVISRLQVSIVFNDQLIALIKDFSMGFS; from the coding sequence ATGGTTAGCTCTACATCAGATTTAATTACACAGACCGTTAATCGCGAGGAAATAGTTCCTTCTAGAAAGCGGATTAAACTTCCAGCTTGGTTAGAAGTCGCTAAACCTAGATTAATTCCTCTTTTACTTGCCACAACTGTTGGAGGAATGGCTCTTTCGGAGGAATGGCCGTTACCATCTCCAAGATTGGCATGTACTTTGGGAGGAGGAGCTCTTGCGGCTGCGGCTGCAGGAGCTCTTAATTGCTTGTGGGAGCAAGATCTTGATAAGCGAATGAAACGCACCAGTAATAGAGCATTGCCCTCTGGTCGCCTTTCCCAGTCTTCTGTTTTTATAGGAGCAATTGCTTGTACACTTGCTTCTTCAGCCCTTTTAATAAGTGGAGTTAACTGTTTAGCAGCAGGGCTTACTCTTTTAGGACTTTGTAGTTACGTTCTTCTCTACACAGCTTACTTAAAACCTAGAACATCTCAAAATATAGTTTTTGGAGGAGTCGCTGGAGCAATTCCCCCTCTTGTAGGAGCTTCAGCAGCGGCAGGACATATTGGATTAGGTGGTTGGTGGCTATTTTCTTTGGTTATGGTTTGGACCCCAGCACATTTTTGGGCTTTGGCGATCTTGTTGAAAGAGGACTATCGATCTGTTGGCATTCCTATGCTTCCAACAGTAAGTGGTCCTTTTGTTACTGCTAAAGCAATATCTGTTTATGGTTATCTAACTGTATTTTTAAGCTTTTTAGGATGTTTTGTTTTGCCCGAAGGAGGTTTGTTGTATGGAATGTTATTACTACCTTATAATTCAAGACTTCTTCAATTGGTTTCCAGGTTAAGAGATAATCCAGAAGATTTAGATCGGGCTAAGGGTTTGTTTAGATGGTCTATTCTTTATATGTTTGGAGTTTGTTTTTTACTTGTTATTAGTAGATTACAAGTGTCAATTGTTTTTAATGATCAGTTGATAGCTTTAATTAAAGACTTCTCTATGGGATTTTCATAA
- the groL gene encoding chaperonin GroEL (60 kDa chaperone family; promotes refolding of misfolded polypeptides especially under stressful conditions; forms two stacked rings of heptamers to form a barrel-shaped 14mer; ends can be capped by GroES; misfolded proteins enter the barrel where they are refolded when GroES binds), giving the protein MAKLLSFSDESRSALEKGVNNLANALKVTIGPKGRNVVIEKKFGAPDIVNDGVTIAKEIDLEDPFENIGAKLIEQVASKTKEKAGDGTTTATVLAQFMVQEGLRNTAAGASPIELRRGMEKAVAQIVDDLKKKSKSVSGDAIKQVATVSAGGDEEIGSMIADAIDKVSFDGVITVEESKSLATELDITEGMAFDRGYSSPYFVTDEDRLICEFENPLILITDKKISSIADLIPVLEAVQKNGTPLIILAEEVEGEALATLVVNKNRGVLQVAAVRAPSFGERRKAALGDIAVLTGGTLISEDKAMSLEKVQISDLGQARRITITKDSTTIVANENQNTELSNRIASIKRELDETDSEYDQEKLNERIAKLAGGVAVIKVGAPTETELKNRKLRIEDALNATRAAIEEGIVAGGGTTLLELSDGLVDLSEKLDGDQKTGVEIIKRALTAPTKQIAINAGFNGDVVVSDIKRLGKGFNAQTGEYVDLLEAGILDASKVIRLALQDAVSIASLLITTEVVIADKPEPPSTPGAEGGDPMGGMGGMGGMGGMGGMGGMGGMGGMGMPGMM; this is encoded by the coding sequence ATGGCAAAACTTCTAAGTTTTTCGGACGAATCTCGCAGTGCTCTCGAAAAAGGAGTAAACAATTTAGCCAATGCTCTAAAAGTAACAATTGGACCTAAAGGTAGAAATGTTGTTATTGAAAAAAAATTTGGAGCCCCTGATATTGTTAATGATGGAGTAACGATTGCTAAGGAGATAGATCTTGAAGATCCATTTGAAAACATAGGAGCAAAGCTCATTGAACAGGTTGCATCAAAAACGAAGGAAAAAGCTGGGGATGGAACAACTACTGCAACAGTTTTAGCTCAATTTATGGTTCAAGAAGGGTTGAGGAATACAGCCGCGGGAGCAAGCCCAATCGAATTAAGAAGGGGGATGGAAAAGGCCGTAGCTCAAATAGTTGATGATCTCAAGAAAAAAAGCAAATCAGTCAGTGGTGATGCAATTAAACAAGTTGCGACAGTAAGTGCTGGTGGAGACGAGGAAATAGGTTCAATGATTGCAGATGCAATAGACAAGGTAAGTTTTGATGGAGTAATAACGGTTGAGGAATCCAAATCTTTAGCAACTGAACTAGATATCACTGAGGGAATGGCGTTTGACAGAGGGTATAGCTCACCTTATTTTGTGACTGATGAAGATCGATTAATTTGCGAATTTGAAAATCCTTTAATCCTAATCACTGACAAAAAGATTTCATCGATTGCTGATCTGATTCCTGTTCTAGAAGCAGTGCAAAAGAATGGAACACCATTAATAATTCTTGCCGAAGAAGTAGAGGGTGAGGCATTAGCCACACTAGTTGTAAATAAAAATCGTGGTGTTTTACAGGTAGCTGCTGTTAGAGCCCCATCATTTGGAGAAAGAAGAAAAGCTGCTCTTGGAGATATTGCAGTACTCACTGGCGGCACATTAATAAGCGAAGACAAAGCTATGAGTCTTGAGAAAGTTCAAATTTCTGACTTAGGTCAAGCAAGAAGAATAACAATTACAAAAGACAGCACAACAATTGTCGCAAATGAGAATCAAAATACTGAACTATCTAATCGCATTGCCTCAATCAAGAGAGAACTTGACGAAACAGATTCTGAGTATGACCAAGAGAAGTTAAACGAGAGAATAGCTAAACTTGCTGGAGGAGTAGCTGTAATTAAAGTTGGCGCCCCAACTGAAACTGAGTTAAAGAACAGAAAGTTAAGAATTGAGGATGCTCTAAATGCAACTCGTGCCGCTATTGAAGAAGGTATTGTTGCCGGTGGAGGAACTACTCTTTTAGAACTAAGTGATGGACTTGTAGATTTATCTGAAAAACTAGACGGTGATCAAAAAACCGGAGTTGAAATTATAAAAAGAGCATTAACTGCTCCAACAAAACAAATTGCTATAAATGCTGGATTTAATGGAGATGTTGTTGTATCAGATATTAAAAGGTTAGGTAAAGGCTTCAATGCACAAACCGGAGAGTATGTGGATTTACTTGAAGCAGGAATTTTAGATGCTTCAAAAGTAATAAGACTTGCTCTTCAAGATGCTGTATCTATTGCTTCCCTTCTCATAACAACTGAAGTTGTTATTGCTGACAAACCTGAGCCCCCATCTACACCAGGAGCCGAAGGAGGAGACCCTATGGGCGGAATGGGAGGAATGGGTGGAATGGGTGGAATGGGTGGAATGGGTGGAATGGGTGGAATGGGCGGAATGGGTATGCCAGGAATGATGTAA
- a CDS encoding ABC transporter ATP-binding protein translates to MFFIQLRDLFKSYGPVVALNGLNLEVPKGSLYGLLGPNGAGKSTALRIICTLLAPDSGCVEVGGRNVFLEEKETRRRLGYVAQDVAIDKILTGRELLQLQGDLYHLDKKQKKKRIEELIQRLDMHEWIDRRCGSFSGGMKRRLDLASGLLHEPELLILDEPTVGLDIESRSVIWELLKELRNNQTTILLSSHYLEEVDELADEMAIIDRGKVIASGKPDDLKKELGGDRVTLRVREFSDEVEAESVRKLIKNINGVSNVVVNQKQGYSLNFLVQNNDIISNLSGYLSKENFEVFALSHSRPSLDDVYLQATGKTLMDAELELAGKRDFKLENKKSMR, encoded by the coding sequence ATGTTTTTCATCCAACTAAGAGATTTATTTAAGTCTTATGGCCCTGTTGTGGCTCTGAATGGACTTAACCTTGAAGTTCCAAAGGGTTCTTTGTATGGGTTGTTGGGTCCAAATGGGGCAGGTAAAAGCACTGCACTTAGAATTATCTGTACTCTCCTTGCACCTGATTCTGGTTGTGTTGAGGTCGGGGGACGTAATGTCTTTCTTGAGGAAAAAGAAACTAGAAGAAGATTGGGTTATGTAGCTCAAGATGTCGCAATCGATAAAATACTTACAGGTAGAGAGTTACTACAGCTTCAAGGAGATCTTTATCATCTAGATAAGAAACAGAAGAAAAAGAGAATTGAAGAATTGATTCAGAGACTTGATATGCATGAATGGATTGATAGAAGATGTGGTTCTTTTTCGGGAGGTATGAAAAGAAGACTTGACCTCGCTTCGGGATTATTGCATGAACCAGAATTATTGATTCTTGATGAACCTACTGTTGGTTTGGATATAGAAAGCCGATCAGTTATATGGGAATTATTGAAGGAACTAAGAAACAATCAAACTACAATTCTTTTAAGTAGTCATTATCTCGAGGAAGTAGATGAATTGGCGGATGAGATGGCTATTATTGATAGAGGCAAAGTCATTGCTAGTGGAAAACCAGATGATTTGAAAAAAGAACTTGGTGGTGACAGAGTGACACTTAGAGTTCGAGAGTTCAGTGATGAAGTTGAAGCAGAATCTGTAAGGAAATTAATTAAAAACATTAATGGAGTATCAAATGTAGTAGTCAATCAAAAACAAGGTTATTCTTTAAACTTTTTAGTTCAAAATAATGATATTATATCAAACTTGTCGGGTTATCTTTCAAAAGAAAATTTTGAAGTTTTTGCACTTTCCCATAGTCGGCCAAGTTTAGATGATGTTTATTTGCAGGCGACTGGCAAAACTCTTATGGATGCAGAATTAGAACTTGCTGGTAAAAGAGATTTTAAGCTTGAGAATAAGAAATCAATGCGTTAA
- a CDS encoding ABC transporter permease: MITSKPSLHKEKQARNDLNEMLQETFALTWRLFIQLIRRPSTLFAGILQPLIWLLLFAALFSKAPIDFLPGSSSYGEFLGAGLIVFTAFSGALNAGLPLMFDREFGFLNRLLVAPLSSRSSIVISSVIYITSISLLQSFAIMATSALLGYGWPSLGGFLLIAITLLLLVFAITGLSLGLAFVLPGHIELIAIIFIANLPVLFASTALAPISFMPEWLGWIASINPLTFAIEPIRMAYQKSVDLNSVLINAPYGEVNGYSCLAILLILTVGLFFLIRPLLNRKLA; the protein is encoded by the coding sequence ATGATTACCTCTAAGCCATCACTTCATAAGGAAAAACAAGCTAGAAATGATTTGAATGAAATGTTGCAAGAGACTTTTGCCTTGACATGGAGGCTTTTCATTCAATTGATTCGACGCCCTTCGACGTTATTTGCAGGAATTCTTCAGCCTTTGATATGGCTTTTACTGTTTGCAGCATTATTCTCTAAAGCTCCCATTGATTTTTTGCCTGGGAGTAGTAGCTATGGAGAATTTCTTGGCGCAGGATTAATAGTATTTACTGCTTTTAGTGGTGCTCTCAATGCTGGACTCCCTTTAATGTTTGATAGAGAATTTGGTTTTCTTAATCGACTATTAGTTGCACCATTGAGTAGTAGAAGTTCAATCGTAATTTCTTCAGTAATATATATAACGTCTATTAGCCTTTTGCAGAGTTTTGCAATAATGGCAACTTCTGCTCTCTTGGGTTATGGATGGCCAAGTCTGGGAGGTTTTCTTCTCATAGCAATAACTTTATTATTATTGGTATTTGCAATAACAGGGCTAAGTCTTGGATTGGCTTTTGTTTTACCAGGACATATAGAACTAATTGCAATTATCTTCATAGCTAATCTACCTGTTCTTTTTGCTAGCACAGCTTTGGCTCCTATATCTTTTATGCCTGAATGGCTTGGATGGATAGCATCAATTAATCCATTAACATTTGCGATTGAACCTATACGAATGGCTTACCAAAAATCTGTGGATTTGAACTCAGTTTTAATTAATGCTCCTTATGGAGAAGTCAATGGCTATTCTTGCCTAGCAATTCTGTTAATTCTTACAGTTGGATTGTTTTTTCTTATCAGACCTCTTTTAAATCGCAAACTTGCTTGA
- the ispD gene encoding 2-C-methyl-D-erythritol 4-phosphate cytidylyltransferase: MHLLIAAAGSGSRMGADRNKLLLKIAGKTVLEWTLKSAFDAKTISWIGIIGQPKDKEAICSILDNSVKSVQWINGGSTRQQSVQLGLAALPYDAKYVLIHDGARCLVKSFVFDEISKIVSKDQSVIAASQVTDTIKRVDKDGAIIESPPRSDLWAAQTPQGFPVNKLKHAHSEAIAKGWNVTDDASLFERLGLPVKIYDAGPSNIKVTTPFDLVIAESLLSTLKV, encoded by the coding sequence GTGCATTTGTTAATTGCGGCTGCTGGGAGTGGAAGTCGAATGGGGGCTGATAGAAATAAGCTCCTTTTAAAGATTGCAGGTAAAACGGTTTTAGAGTGGACTTTGAAATCAGCTTTCGACGCTAAAACAATTTCTTGGATTGGAATTATTGGACAACCCAAAGACAAAGAAGCTATTTGTTCAATACTTGATAACTCAGTAAAGTCAGTTCAATGGATAAATGGGGGATCTACAAGACAGCAGTCAGTTCAACTGGGATTAGCTGCCCTTCCATATGATGCTAAGTATGTGCTGATTCATGATGGAGCAAGATGCTTGGTGAAATCATTTGTTTTTGATGAAATCTCAAAGATTGTTTCCAAGGATCAATCTGTTATTGCTGCTTCACAAGTGACTGACACCATAAAAAGAGTGGATAAAGATGGTGCGATTATTGAGAGCCCTCCTCGTTCAGACTTATGGGCGGCACAGACACCTCAAGGCTTTCCAGTAAATAAACTGAAGCATGCTCATAGTGAGGCGATCGCTAAAGGATGGAATGTAACCGATGATGCATCCTTATTTGAACGTTTGGGATTACCAGTGAAAATATATGATGCAGGACCTTCAAATATTAAAGTGACAACCCCATTTGATCTCGTAATAGCAGAGTCTTTATTGTCTACTTTAAAAGTCTAA
- a CDS encoding cytochrome c oxidase subunit II — MPKLSAILTLTSSLILGIGGVWIAYNVDMLPVSASMNAPVYDELYRVLFIIGCILFIGMTALVIYSLFQFRRRPGETGDGIDLEGNISLEIFWTAVPAIIVLFIGLYSYDIYDRMGGMQPLMHDHSGQINNQVERVWGGIGSGPIESTSTKNLSSLPIELTAMQFAFIFHYPKGDIISGELHVPVGREVNLKMESKDVIHAFWVPQFRLKQDVIPGQPTILNFTPTKTGNFPIVCAELCGPYHGGMRSNVIVDEQEDFDTWLKENSKEQI; from the coding sequence TTGCCGAAACTGTCGGCCATCTTAACTCTTACATCAAGTCTAATTCTTGGTATTGGAGGAGTTTGGATTGCATACAACGTCGATATGCTTCCCGTTAGCGCGAGCATGAATGCTCCTGTTTACGATGAACTCTATCGAGTCCTATTCATTATTGGCTGCATACTTTTCATAGGTATGACTGCTTTAGTAATTTATAGCCTTTTTCAATTCCGTCGTAGACCTGGCGAAACTGGTGATGGGATTGACTTAGAAGGTAACATTTCTCTTGAAATTTTCTGGACAGCAGTCCCTGCCATTATTGTTTTGTTTATAGGGCTATATAGCTACGATATCTATGATCGAATGGGTGGCATGCAACCTTTAATGCATGATCACAGTGGTCAAATAAATAATCAGGTCGAAAGAGTTTGGGGAGGTATAGGTTCCGGGCCTATTGAGTCTACATCTACAAAAAATCTATCCTCATTACCGATTGAGTTAACTGCAATGCAATTTGCTTTTATCTTTCATTATCCAAAAGGAGATATTATTTCTGGCGAACTTCATGTTCCAGTTGGAAGAGAAGTTAATTTAAAGATGGAATCTAAAGATGTAATACATGCTTTTTGGGTGCCTCAATTCAGACTTAAGCAAGATGTCATTCCTGGCCAACCAACGATTTTAAATTTTACTCCTACAAAAACAGGTAATTTCCCAATTGTTTGCGCAGAATTGTGTGGTCCCTATCATGGTGGCATGAGATCAAACGTAATAGTTGATGAACAAGAAGACTTCGATACTTGGTTAAAAGAAAACTCTAAAGAACAAATATAA